A DNA window from Lujinxingia sediminis contains the following coding sequences:
- a CDS encoding TenA family protein: MSLAHHLRRQNDALFEAARAHPFVRGIGDGSLPLETFKRWITQDWLYLQGYVVALDTASRLAPTASSRAFWGELARVTREEELELHRALATRFGLSFKTLDESAPFEATTSYLGTLNDAQSSYPALVATLTPCAVGYAEIARELAAQHARRPPEYDAWIQTYTDAAFQQTVQVFEAELDRCAAVEGDLGGIEAAYRDAARCELAFWEGLWRG; encoded by the coding sequence ATGAGCCTGGCCCATCATCTGCGCCGGCAAAACGACGCGCTTTTTGAGGCGGCCCGGGCCCATCCCTTCGTGCGCGGGATCGGCGATGGCAGCCTGCCGCTCGAGACCTTCAAGCGCTGGATCACCCAGGACTGGCTCTACCTCCAGGGCTACGTCGTGGCGCTGGATACCGCGAGCCGGCTGGCGCCGACGGCCTCCTCCCGCGCCTTCTGGGGGGAGCTCGCCCGAGTGACCCGGGAGGAGGAGCTGGAGCTGCACCGCGCTCTGGCGACGCGTTTTGGCCTGAGTTTTAAGACCCTCGATGAGAGCGCGCCTTTTGAGGCGACCACCTCCTACCTGGGGACCCTGAACGACGCTCAATCGAGCTACCCGGCCCTGGTCGCCACGTTGACCCCCTGCGCGGTGGGCTACGCCGAGATCGCCCGAGAGCTCGCCGCCCAGCACGCTCGCCGGCCGCCGGAGTACGACGCCTGGATCCAGACCTACACCGACGCGGCCTTTCAGCAGACGGTGCAGGTCTTTGAGGCGGAGCTCGATCGGTGCGCGGCGGTGGAGGGTGATCTGGGGGGGATCGAAGCCGCCTATAGAGATGCCGCGCGGTGCGAGTTGGCGTTTTGGGAGGGGTTGTGGCGGGGGTAA